GCAGGTAGAAGAAATTCTGGGTCAGGATGTGAATTTAATTGTACATTACGATCCGAATATGATTTCTGCAATTCAAGAACTAAACTTACTTGGTGGGGAACTATTTCATAATTCTATAACAAATGTTGGTGATTTATTTCTTGATCTGAAAAATGGTGAAAAAGGTAAGAGAGATGGCATTTTTCGTTGGTTTTCTAAAGAGAAAGGAGTGACGAATATTGGATGATAAAAATAAGACCATTAAACTGGGAAGACCACGTTTAAATCTTCAAGGCATACAGAGCCAAAGTATAACTATTCCAGATACGAAGACAGAAGAAGAGAATGAAAACAATGAGATTTATGGTACTGAATATGAAAGAGTTCAAAATGATGTAAGAAATTTCTTATTAAATGAACATAGAAAACTCTTCCAAGAAGCAATGTTTAACAAAAGTTCAGGGAAAACACAGAAAACAGAAGTTGATAGAGTTGTTCGTAATTATATCCAATTGGAGCGAAAAATTGTTCCTGGTTTAAGTGTAGAAGATATAGTAACACGTTTATGGCAAAACATTTTCTCATTAGGACCACTTGATGAAGCTTTAGAGGAGGATAGTATTACAGAAATCATGGTAAATGGTTTCGATGAACCTTGGGTAAAACATAAGGGAAAAGATAAGCAAGTATATGATCATCTTGAACTAGAAAGTGGGAAGAGAATAAGAATAAGATTTGATGATTTGAAGCATTTTCAAACAACTATCATTACAAAAATCCTAAATGCTTGCAACAAGTCTGTCTCAGATAATAAGCCTATTGTCGATGCGCGTGTTGGAGAGTGCCGTGTGAGTGTAATTTGGGGACCTATCAGTCAAATGAAAGGGCCAATTTTAACAATCAGGAAATTCCCACCTATTACACTAACGGAAGACGAATTCCTGGCTAATGGTACAGCTTCAGAAGAGATGTTTGATTTTATTAAGCTCTTAGTAAAAGGAGGGGCTTCTTTGTGCTTAGGAGGAAGCACAGGCTCTGGTAAGACAACAACATTTAAACTGATGTCTGGTTTCATAAAAAAAAGGGAAAGAACTAAAGTAATTGAAGATACAGCTGAAATTGGACTTGAAAAGATATACCCTTACAAGGATGGTTATCACTTTTTTTCGGAAGAATGCCGAATCCAGGGAGACCCCGAGACAGACATTACCATTCAAATGTTAGTAGTTGCGGCCCTTAGACAAACGATTAAGAGGCTTATAATTGGCGAGATACGCAAAGGCTCCGATTTGTTAAGTGTAATTGAGGCTTCTTTGCTTGGTCATCCACTATGGTTTACTGCTCATGGATTAACAGCTACGGAGCTAGCTGAAAGATTTAATATGATGCTTGGTCGCTATATGAGCAAACATGATGCTAATTCTCTTTTATCTAAGTCTTTAAACGTTATTATGATGCAAAAACATTTTGAGGAAGATGATAAACGAAGAGTCTTTGAGATTACCGAGATTGCTGGTATT
This portion of the Brevibacillus laterosporus genome encodes:
- a CDS encoding CpaF family protein, translating into MDDKNKTIKLGRPRLNLQGIQSQSITIPDTKTEEENENNEIYGTEYERVQNDVRNFLLNEHRKLFQEAMFNKSSGKTQKTEVDRVVRNYIQLERKIVPGLSVEDIVTRLWQNIFSLGPLDEALEEDSITEIMVNGFDEPWVKHKGKDKQVYDHLELESGKRIRIRFDDLKHFQTTIITKILNACNKSVSDNKPIVDARVGECRVSVIWGPISQMKGPILTIRKFPPITLTEDEFLANGTASEEMFDFIKLLVKGGASLCLGGSTGSGKTTTFKLMSGFIKKRERTKVIEDTAEIGLEKIYPYKDGYHFFSEECRIQGDPETDITIQMLVVAALRQTIKRLIIGEIRKGSDLLSVIEASLLGHPLWFTAHGLTATELAERFNMMLGRYMSKHDANSLLSKSLNVIMMQKHFEEDDKRRVFEITEIAGIDKNGELILTPIFEYDWDTKEFFRKSPISDRLVKLFKHAELPKEQYQKYLEPVE